The Elgaria multicarinata webbii isolate HBS135686 ecotype San Diego chromosome 11, rElgMul1.1.pri, whole genome shotgun sequence genome segment ccTGGTAGACGGGATTCCAAGAATGGCAGTAATGATGAATCCATATGATGCTATGGTTAAAATGAATGGTGACAGAGTGGAGATAGATGTTAGAATTGCTGATACGAGTTTTACCTGACGTGCATCACTGCAGGCCAGGTTCATCATTGGAATGAAATCACAGAAGAAGTGCTCAATGACATTGTGGCCACAGAAAGTTAATTGCAATATAAATATTAACAATATGGTGTCAATCACAAAACTACCAATCCAAGATCCAGCCACCAGATTGAGGCAAACCTTGAAATTCATCACTGTGGAGTAATGCAGGGGCCTACATATTGCTAAGTAACGATCGTAAGACATTGCTGCCAGGAGATAGCATTCTTTTACCGCTAAGAAAACAAAGGCCCATAACTGTGCAATGCAGCCTTGAACGGAAACACTTGGGGTTTCACTTAATAATCCAGCTAGTATTCTAGGGAGGATGGTTGAACTGTAGCAGGTCTCCAAGCAGGATAGATTCCCAAGGAAGAAATACATTGGAGTATGTAGGTGCTGATCAGTCACAACCAGTAGCACAATGAGAAGGTTCCCAGCAATGGTCAAGATATAGATCGTTAGAAACACCACAAAGAGGAGAATCTGAAGCTGCTGGAGGTCTCCAAAGCCATGAAGGACGAATTCTGTGATAATGGTTTCATTCCTCATCTCCAGTTCCTTCATGGTTTTCATCTAATGGAAACAATTTGTTCAATCAAGattcatatttttttcctttcttatttCAGTAGTTGTTCCATCCGACAATGGGATTTTGTGCTAGATTCAAGTCTTCCTATGTGTTCTGATCCATAACCaggaccatattattattattattattattattattattattattattattattattattattattttaaaaaaggtatcAAAAGCTCTTACATTGTTGCATACCATCACTGAACTATTTTTGGAGGATTCCCCACTCCTAAAAATCTTTAAATTGTTGAATTAGGAGTGGCACATTTTCCCATTTTTTCTAACAAAGGAACCCTTAACCTACAGAGTTAAGGATGAGCAATCTGGCAGGAGGTGGAATGACACAAATAACGTGAAAGTTCTTCACATGTAATCCCAGGCTCTTAACAGCAAGTGGCAATGTCTGGCATTTGCAGAGGCCCTTAGACTACCAAACATCCTTTGACCTAGTGGCCTtcaactggagggtcatgaccaAAAACTGGATTGTTGGATCAgtcgtccggctcagttttattggatgagtttcagttattgaggcctgagggtgtggacaaggtgcttggccaagtccggtcgaccacctgtgtgcttgccccttgcccctcgtggctcattacatcaaataaggaggggatcgccggctgggtccaggaggttgtaaatgcctccttgagagagggagtggtgccggcctttttaaaagaggcggtaattagaccactcctgaggaagcctaatctggacccggaggatgttaacaaccacaggccggtggctaatatccctttcctgggcaaggtgcttgagcaggtgattgcaggacaactccagacactcttgaatgaaacggattatctagatccatttcaatcgggtttcaggcctggttttggaatggaaactgccttggtcgccctgtgggatgacctctgtcgggagagaggcAGGTGGAaagcgaccctgttggttctcctagacctctcagcggccttcgataccatcgaccatggtatccctctggataggttgtctgagctgggagttggaggtactgcattgcagtggttccgctcctacttggatggccgattccagaaggtggtgctgggggattattgctctgtgccatggctcctaagccatggggttccgcagggctctattttatcccctatgctgtttaacatatacatgaagccgctgggggagggtatccggagatgtggactgaagtgtcatcaatatgcggatgatacccagctctacctttccttttcatcaaacccaggtgaggcagtgactgttctgaaccagtgcctgggcacggtaatggactggatgagggctaacaaactgagactcaatccagacaagacggaggtactgttagcgggtggttcatttgtccggcgaggtgatgtttgccctgtcctgaacggggttgcactctccctaaaggaccgggtccgtagtttgggggtgctcttggatccagaactgtcacttgaggcacaggtgaactcagtggcaaagagcaccttttatcagcttaggctgatataccaactgcgcccttatctggacagtgatagcctagctacagctatccatgctctgataacctctcgtttggattactgcaatgcgttatacatggggctgcctttgaaaacggtccggaagcttcagctggtacaaaacagggcagcctgtttactaacagggactggctggcgagatcacattacaccagtccttttacaacttcattggctgccagtccaggtccgggcccgattcaaagtgctggtattgacatgtaagcctatgcggcagggtcttgctatttactgttttgctctgtacagcaccatgtacattgatggtgctatataaataaataataataataaataataataaacgttttggggccaggttatttgaaggaacgcctcctcccatatgtacctacctggaccttaagatcatctacaggggcccttctccgtgagcccctgccaaaggaagtgaggcaggtggctactaggaggagatgGATAGGCAGTGAGAAGAATGTTTGTCAATTAAAACCGCAATCCTTTGGGATGACCTCCCTCTGTTTTGCCAGTTGTTTTGCCAGTTGGCAATGGCTCTTTTGGGATATCTAGCAGCAATGAATCTACGTGAATGAGTGAACTATTGAAGTTTATTTAGCTCAACCAGACTAATAAAGTGAGAAAAAGCAAGACAACATTCCTACAGCCACCAGGATCAGCAGCAAATATGATCCCATAATGGCCTGGCCTACAGCAGCTATTCTAGATCATTTTGTGGTGCACTTCTGCCTTGGGAGGGTTCTATGGAATCACATACGATTCCACTGATTCCTCCCATTCTGAGGTCAGTCCGATGACTGCATCCAACGTGCAAGGGACAAATGTTGCCCCTGATAATGGGCATCCTGCCATTGCAGAAGATAATGTACATCTCacctattcttaaaaaaaaaacccaagaagcTAACATTGAGGACCTGCCAGGGGCTTATCTATAATGACTGAATACAATATCAAAAGAATTTGTTGCTTAGGAGATGGTTGAAAAGGCTTCCAACTCCATAAAGAGGCCCAAATAGCTTTCTACTCATGGGCAAGAGAACTGATGCACCACTaactacataaaataaaatgttcttctgcATTCCACTGCATCCACTACCTCCACTAGGTGGTGCCTCTGTTCTGGGACGCTTCTGAGTATCCTGCTGGGCTGCTGCTAGTTTagtataaaacaattaaaataacagattcttccacttgtaacaatgtctgcagaaattatttacagcaGGTTGTCTTGTGTCTATACACTGGTGACTAGATGGGATGAGCTGCAGGCTatgtgtttttatactattggaCAAGTTCTTTTCTTTGAGTTCCGTACAGGTGTTACCATGGCAGGGCAATTCACTCAAGGTCTTCTCATCTCTGGACTGAGCTACAAACACCAGGGAATGTCTCAAAACATCCAGGCAGTTACAGAAGTGGTAAAAATTCCAACCCCTCATTTAATCCCGCAGGGTTTAGTGGCAAAGTGGCACCATGAAGGCAAgctccaggttggaaaaggctgaaatAGGGACTCATTTATTGCATACAGAGAGGGTATTTATGGTACAGGTGACTAGTCTGGCCTACTTGGGTGAGATCTCCTTGGCCTTTGAATGGGGAGGGCATGTTCTCACCCCTCCATATGGCTGTATATAGAAATAGATGAGTAGGGTGGCCTTCCCATGTAACTCCCTCATGGGGCCCCAAACCTCCGAGTGGTGGAGTCAAGTTAGCCCCAAAGGTGACCACTATCAGGGCCACCCACACAGCTCTGAGCAGCAAGCTTCAGGATTCACTAATCATCATACAGGTGTCTCGAAGTACCCACCTACCATATTCCTATCTGCATTTCCCACAAATACTTGGCTTATCCaaatttattattcttattttatttacaatatttatatactgctccccattgaaaatttcagagcagtgtacaagataaaaaaaaaaaagaataacacactttaaaatagattttgaaaGAAGCAAAAGAGATCAAATTAACCTAAGACCATGAGGGTCCACCCACAAATCACAACTTTCCTTCCTAGGATCCGTGCAGAGCAAATGAAAAATACCCTGCAACTAGGACCAAACTGATGACAGGTTTGCCGCAAGCATCCTGCTAAGACTATAATAAAATAGAATGGGGGTCTGGGCCAGAATTGCAAAGATGTTGGGGACATGGGTGCCACATGCATATATTTATCCTGCAGTCTGACCCCTTGTGTGAGGATGTTGAATGTGGAAATGTGTGTAGGCAGAAATCACATTCAAGTTCTGCATGCAATCTTCTTTCTTGCCAGTGCAAGTACCAAAGTAGGTTTCTTTCCCATTCAGTTTCTTCTCAGCATACACTTGCTTAGCATAAGAGAAGGACTCATGTTTTGTACCTGTAGAACTATGCACAAAGATGGCATCTTTCTTTTATGATGTCCTTTATGAACTCTTTACTGATGggctttttttaaagctgctctCTTCAGGGCTTCCTTCACCTCTTTGTTCCTTAGGCTGTATATGAAGGGATTGATCAAAGGTGATACAACAGTGTAGAAGACAGAAATGACTTTGTTCAGCTCTCTCAGTTCACTGCTATCTTGCAAGATATACACAGTGAGGAGAGTACTGTAGAAGATGATCACCACAGTGAGATGAGAGGAGCAGTAGCGAAGGCCTTTTGCCTCCCCATGGTGGATGGTATTCCAAGAATGGAAGTAATGATGCATCCATATGATGCTATTGTTATAATGAATGATGGCAGGATGCAGATGGAAGACAGGGCAACTGATAAAAGTTTTAACTTATGTGCATCGATACAGGCATTGTTCACCAATGGAATGAAATCACAAAAGAAGTGGTCAATCACATTGTGGCCGCAAAAACATAACTGCAGTAGAAATATCATCAATGTCGTGTTGATTACAAAACTGCCGAGAAAAGAGCCACACACCAACTGGAGACAAATCTTGAAATTCATACGGACTGAATAATGAAGGGGCCTACATATTGCCACATAGCGATCGTAAGACATTGCTGTCAGCAGATAGCATTCGGATGCAATTAGGAAACCAAAGGCCCATAATTGCACAATGCAGCCGTGAACAGAAACGCTTTGgctgtcagttaaaaaaactggCCAGCATTCTCGGAATGATGGTTGAGGTGTAGCAGGTCTCCAAGCAGGATAGATTCCCAAGGAAGAAATACATTGGAGTATGTAGGTGCTGATCAGTCACAACCAGTAGCACAATGAGAAGGTTCCCAGCCATAGTCATGATATAGATCATTAGAAACACCACAAAGAGAAGAATCTGTAGCTGCTGGAGGTCTCCAAAACCAAGAAGGATGAATTCTGTGATAATGGTTTCATTCCTCATCCCCAGTTCCTCCGTGGTTTTCGTCTAGTGGGGAAAAAAGTACAACCAACATTCATTTTCCCTATCTTATTCTGGTAGTTGTCCCATCTAACAATGGGAATTTCTGCCAGATTCAAGTCTTCCTTTGTGCTATGATtaataactaagatgaaattaattttaaaaatatgtgcccACCAAACCATTAACTTCTGTGCctcatcatcatagaatagcTTTGGGGCAAACCACTTGaagatttttaaatgttataacAAGTAGTGGCAAGTGTTTGTTCATTTTCCTCTTCCTAAAATTGTATCAGTTCATAAAAAATATAGAGACATTCTACAGGGGTATACTAGATCAAATCCagaatttcaaaaaaataaataaatgagtatgcTAATGATTCAAGGAAGAAATCGGTCAGCCTCCTCTCTTAGCACATTTCATCTTTCTTCCACTGATATGAACTAATATTAGAGTCCCATTCAGCATTCTCTACACAGAGCCAACATTTTTCTGAAGAGAATTTTCATAGAAATTGCCTGAGAATATTGGGTGAAATCTtatttttccctcccccctcaaacATTTTGCTGCCCTCAACTGGGGTGGCAAAAATTTTGGGAGGCCATATTTGCTTAGGTTATTCAGGACTTCTAATGAAATGTATGAAGGGCCTGTTAGAGTCTGCCTACACAGGTAAAGGATGCCTATCAGACTCAAGATATATTAATACTAGTAATGTGGAAGTTTGTGACATATCATTCTAGGCTGTTTAAAGCAAATGACAGGTATTTTCAAGACCCTTAGACATGTCAGAGACCCACTGCCCTAATTGTGCCTTCATCCCAATGCTGCTTAAAGCACTCAGGAAGATCCAAAACAACATAAGACTATTTCTGAATTGCTTCCCTTGCTCTTCCATTTCACAAGGCTCCACCACAATTCCCCAGATACCCTCTGCAAGTCCTGAAAACTTTCCCTCTTTAAATCCTGAAACtatgaattgtagtccagcaactaATCTAGAAATCAACTATCTTGTGTATGCATTCTGAACGCTAAGAAGCTATGGCCTTTTAGCAAAACATCAAACAATACCCAGTTGGCTCCAGAATTGCAGTAGTCCTCCTCACCCTGGAAAAGCCATGGAGAGCAACCTGCCACTCCATTTTGTATTATTTCATTCAGAGTGAGAATGCTGTTGGGAGGCCAGCCGAATCCCTGTGGAATATGTCTGCTGAGGAGCTTTTCTCATCTGAACAAAGTCACTCACATCGTTCTCCCACCCATACACATCCTTGTTCTGGCATACTGTGATGCCTGGttatgtgatgtgatgtgataTATATCACCATATATATATGGTAATGTTGTCAATGTCAATCATATAGAGTGAATACAGTAAGTGAATGAATGTGGGAGGGGAGAGTGAGTGA includes the following:
- the LOC134406689 gene encoding olfactory receptor 11A1-like — translated: MKELEMRNETIITEFVLHGFGDLQQLQILLFVVFLTIYILTIAGNLLIVLLVVTDQHLHTPMYFFLGNLSCLETCYSSTILPRILAGLLSETPSVSVQGCIAQLWAFVFLAVKECYLLAAMSYDRYLAICRPLHYSTVMNFKVCLNLVAGSWIGSFVIDTILLIFILQLTFCGHNVIEHFFCDFIPMMNLACSDARQVKLVSAILTSISTLSPFILTIASYGFIITAILGIPSTRGRQKAFSTCSSHLTVVTIFYGSLTIVYLLQDNNELRVLNKVFSVFYTILTPLVNPLIYSLRNKEVREALRRVASKCSMCKRIH